The following are encoded together in the Candidatus Omnitrophota bacterium genome:
- a CDS encoding MBL fold metallo-hydrolase: MAAGVIKKQKTNYIKFLGTAGARFVMINQLRASGGIWVSAGDTNLIIDPGPGSIVRCSNSRPKLNPVKLDGIILTHRHLDHSGDVNVMIEAMTEGGFKKRGVVFCPEDAVKREDSVILKHLIDFPERIEILGPERKYKAGNFEFQTSMLHKHPVETYGLKFKINKATISLMSDTAYFAGLKEFYKSDILILCVVFVEPRKDIQHLSLRDAELLIKELKPKKTILTHFGMTILKANPYKLAESLSHKLGIDVVSAYDGMTIDF, encoded by the coding sequence ATGGCTGCGGGAGTGATTAAGAAACAAAAAACAAATTATATAAAGTTTTTAGGAACTGCAGGCGCACGCTTTGTCATGATAAACCAACTCAGGGCATCCGGGGGGATATGGGTATCTGCAGGGGATACAAATTTAATTATCGACCCGGGCCCGGGAAGCATTGTCCGGTGCTCAAACAGCAGGCCAAAGCTTAATCCAGTAAAGCTCGACGGTATCATACTTACTCACCGTCATTTAGACCATTCGGGAGACGTTAACGTCATGATAGAAGCTATGACAGAAGGCGGATTTAAGAAAAGAGGCGTTGTCTTCTGTCCTGAGGATGCGGTTAAAAGAGAGGATTCGGTTATCTTAAAGCATCTGATTGATTTTCCTGAAAGGATAGAGATTTTAGGGCCTGAAAGAAAATACAAGGCCGGTAATTTTGAATTCCAGACCTCGATGCTCCATAAACATCCTGTTGAGACCTATGGTTTAAAATTTAAAATAAATAAGGCTACAATTAGCCTGATGTCGGATACGGCTTATTTTGCCGGTCTGAAAGAATTCTATAAAAGCGATATCCTGATCTTATGCGTAGTCTTTGTTGAGCCGCGTAAAGACATCCAGCACCTGAGTTTAAGAGATGCCGAGCTGTTGATTAAAGAGCTGAAGCCTAAAAAAACTATATTGACACATTTTGGCATGACAATTTTAAAAGCCAATCCTTATAAATTGGCAGAGAGTTTATCACATAAGCTTGGGATTGACGTTGTATCTGCTTATGATGGAATGACGATAGATTTTTGA
- a CDS encoding UPF0104 family protein — protein sequence MPVFKKVFSLFLRIAISAFLLFLLFKQIDTSSLVANIRSTDKYILSIAFLIYFLTYIICLFRWEMLLKAIKINLPLKRVIISFAGGSFFSMFLPSTIGGDLIRSIDLSMHTKRPREVIATVLLDRLSGYIGLVIVAIVSIIIGWRQMDGQPVIITTMLVIVGMLVLILVVLFNNSIYSKVNKLLHSKKSGGLRDMIKNLHNEIYVFRNHKGVIINNIFMSVLLQITIPVSYYFIGLSFGIKINMLYYFIFIPIISAIAMLPISLGGLGLRDAATVFFFAKVGLGKDLAFAMSLTSFFIMVVYSIIGGLIYVLTVRHRRIQRIKPPGI from the coding sequence ATGCCTGTATTCAAAAAAGTATTTTCCTTATTTTTAAGGATCGCGATCAGCGCTTTCCTGCTGTTTCTTTTGTTTAAGCAGATTGACACCTCAAGCCTCGTAGCAAATATCAGGTCAACCGACAAATATATACTTAGCATCGCCTTTCTTATTTATTTCCTCACTTATATAATATGTTTGTTTCGTTGGGAGATGCTCTTAAAAGCGATAAAAATAAACCTTCCTCTTAAAAGGGTGATTATTTCTTTTGCAGGAGGCAGCTTTTTCAGCATGTTTTTACCTTCTACTATAGGAGGAGACCTTATCCGCAGTATCGACCTGTCTATGCATACCAAACGGCCGCGGGAGGTGATTGCTACGGTTTTACTGGACAGGTTAAGCGGTTACATAGGCCTGGTTATAGTTGCTATTGTCTCTATAATTATCGGATGGCGCCAGATGGATGGCCAGCCTGTGATTATTACCACCATGCTGGTAATAGTCGGTATGCTGGTTTTAATATTAGTAGTGTTATTTAATAATTCTATTTATTCAAAAGTAAATAAACTTTTGCATTCAAAGAAATCCGGCGGGCTCAGGGATATGATAAAGAACCTGCATAACGAGATATATGTCTTTCGCAATCACAAGGGCGTAATAATAAATAATATTTTTATGTCTGTATTACTTCAGATAACAATACCGGTCAGCTACTATTTTATCGGGCTGTCTTTCGGGATTAAAATCAATATGTTGTATTATTTTATTTTTATACCTATCATATCAGCTATTGCCATGCTGCCGATCTCATTAGGCGGGCTAGGATTGCGGGATGCTGCTACAGTTTTCTTCTTTGCCAAGGTGGGCCTGGGAAAAGACCTGGCCTTTGCAATGTCGCTTACTTCGTTCTTTATAATGGTTGTTTACTCCATAATCGGAGGCCTCATATATGTCCTTACTGTACGTCATAGACGGATACAACGTATTAAACCACCCGGCATTTAA
- a CDS encoding phosphoribosylaminoimidazolesuccinocarboxamide synthase — protein sequence MDKNIILNTDFKDLKLFRRGKVRDVYDLGDKLLVVSTDRISCFDVVLPGGIPYKGKVLNSLSCFWFGLIKDIVKTHFITADIDKYPQQLKKYKDEIEGRSMLVKKAASLPVECIVRGYLSGSGWKEYKKSQTVCGIKLPAGIVESGRLPEALFTPSTKADVGHDINVPMQYIEEKLGINTAERLKALSIAIYNKAADFALSKGVIIADTKFEFGLDGAELILIDEILTPDSSRFWPKEEYSPGKQQPSFDKQFVRDYLETLDWDKTPPAPELPDDIVQKTSQKYLQVYKIITGKELTR from the coding sequence ATGGATAAAAATATAATACTAAACACGGATTTTAAAGACCTAAAACTATTCCGCAGGGGAAAAGTAAGGGATGTCTATGACCTAGGGGATAAATTACTGGTTGTTTCTACAGACAGGATCTCCTGCTTTGATGTGGTTTTGCCGGGAGGGATCCCTTATAAAGGAAAGGTGTTAAATTCGCTTTCCTGCTTTTGGTTTGGGTTGATCAAGGATATCGTAAAGACTCATTTTATAACTGCAGATATCGATAAATATCCGCAGCAGCTAAAGAAATACAAGGATGAAATTGAAGGCAGGTCAATGTTGGTTAAGAAAGCTGCTTCGCTTCCGGTTGAATGCATAGTAAGAGGGTACCTGTCCGGATCAGGATGGAAAGAATATAAAAAGAGCCAGACAGTCTGCGGCATCAAGCTTCCTGCAGGTATTGTTGAATCAGGGCGGCTTCCTGAGGCGCTGTTTACCCCTTCTACAAAGGCTGATGTCGGCCATGATATTAATGTGCCGATGCAATATATAGAAGAAAAGTTGGGGATAAATACGGCAGAAAGATTAAAGGCTCTGAGTATCGCGATATATAACAAAGCGGCAGATTTCGCTTTATCAAAAGGCGTGATTATCGCAGATACAAAGTTTGAATTCGGACTTGATGGCGCGGAACTTATACTTATTGATGAGATCCTGACCCCTGATTCATCGCGTTTTTGGCCGAAGGAAGAGTATTCTCCGGGCAAGCAGCAGCCGAGTTTCGATAAGCAGTTTGTCAGGGATTATCTTGAAACTTTGGATTGGGATAAAACCCCTCCTGCACCCGAGCTTCCGGATGATATAGTGCAGAAAACAAGCCAGAAATATCTACAGGTCTATAAAATCATCACTGGCAAAGAATTGACAAGATAA
- a CDS encoding phosphoenolpyruvate carboxykinase (GTP), with protein MNKNHPTRNKKLKEWVEKMARMCQPDNIVWIDGSAEQKKQLEDEAESIGEIIPLNQKELPGCFLHRTAKDDVARTEHLTFICTKKKRDAGPNNNWMSPRIAYNKAKAIFKGSMCGRTMYVIPFSMGPVGSTFSKIGVELTDSRYVVLNMMIMTRVGNDVLRQLEKDDVFTKCLHSKAELDINKRLILHFPEDNTIWSVGSGYGGNVLLGKKCLSLRIASFIARKERWLAEHMLIMGIEEPNGHIEYIAAAFPSACGKTNLAMLIPPEGLKRKGYRIWTVGDDIAWMRIDSDGKLWAINPETGFFGVAPGTNSNTNPSMVETIKKDTIYTNVLLKDDGTVWWEGADGPVPEHGIDWLGRPWKRGQLDNDGKPVLGAHPNSRFTTPIVNCPSASFRLEQHHGVPISAIIFGGRRQHLAPLVYESFSWQHGVFTGAIMASERTAAQVGKVGEVRRDPMAMLPFCGYNMAYYFRHWLDMGKRMSNTPKIFHVNWFRADESGKLLWPGFKENLRVLEWVLDRCNNKVGAVKTPVGYIPHAEDIDMTGLEVNPEDLNRLLEVKKEDWRNELDGIKSFFKTFKKDLPEELWLEYKALDRRLSSKEFE; from the coding sequence ATGAATAAAAACCATCCTACGCGCAATAAAAAACTAAAAGAATGGGTTGAAAAAATGGCACGTATGTGCCAGCCTGATAACATTGTCTGGATAGACGGTTCTGCCGAGCAGAAAAAACAGCTTGAAGACGAGGCAGAGTCGATAGGAGAGATCATTCCTCTTAACCAGAAAGAACTTCCCGGCTGCTTTTTACACCGGACAGCAAAGGATGATGTTGCCCGTACCGAGCACCTTACTTTTATTTGCACCAAAAAGAAACGTGATGCCGGCCCGAATAACAATTGGATGTCTCCTCGTATAGCATACAATAAGGCAAAGGCGATATTTAAGGGGTCTATGTGCGGCAGGACGATGTATGTTATACCTTTTTCTATGGGCCCCGTGGGTTCCACATTTAGTAAGATCGGGGTTGAACTCACGGATTCGCGTTATGTTGTCCTGAACATGATGATAATGACCAGGGTAGGTAATGACGTGTTAAGGCAGCTTGAGAAAGACGACGTTTTTACGAAATGCCTTCATTCAAAAGCCGAGTTGGATATAAATAAAAGACTTATTCTGCATTTTCCTGAAGACAATACAATCTGGAGCGTTGGTTCGGGCTACGGCGGTAATGTGCTTTTAGGCAAGAAATGCCTTTCTCTGAGAATAGCAAGTTTCATTGCCAGGAAAGAGAGATGGCTGGCTGAGCATATGTTGATAATGGGTATTGAAGAGCCCAATGGGCATATTGAATATATAGCGGCAGCTTTTCCCAGCGCTTGCGGCAAGACAAACCTGGCTATGCTTATACCTCCGGAAGGCCTTAAACGTAAAGGTTACAGGATATGGACCGTAGGAGATGATATCGCTTGGATGCGCATAGATTCAGACGGTAAGCTCTGGGCTATTAATCCGGAGACAGGATTTTTTGGGGTTGCGCCAGGGACCAATTCTAATACAAACCCCAGTATGGTTGAAACCATCAAGAAAGACACTATTTATACAAACGTGCTTTTAAAGGATGATGGTACGGTTTGGTGGGAAGGCGCAGACGGGCCTGTCCCTGAGCATGGCATAGATTGGTTAGGCAGGCCGTGGAAGCGCGGCCAACTTGATAATGACGGAAAGCCTGTTTTGGGAGCGCATCCAAACAGCAGGTTCACTACTCCGATAGTAAACTGTCCCTCAGCTTCTTTCAGGCTTGAACAGCATCATGGCGTACCTATATCAGCGATAATTTTCGGCGGCCGCAGGCAGCATCTTGCGCCATTAGTGTATGAATCTTTTAGCTGGCAGCACGGTGTTTTTACCGGAGCGATTATGGCTTCCGAAAGAACCGCTGCACAGGTTGGTAAAGTAGGCGAAGTCAGGCGCGACCCGATGGCAATGCTTCCTTTCTGCGGGTATAACATGGCATATTATTTCAGGCATTGGCTTGATATGGGCAAACGTATGTCTAATACCCCCAAAATATTCCATGTCAACTGGTTCAGGGCAGATGAGTCCGGAAAATTACTTTGGCCCGGGTTTAAGGAGAATCTCAGAGTATTGGAATGGGTGCTTGACCGCTGCAACAATAAGGTGGGAGCTGTTAAAACTCCGGTAGGATATATTCCCCATGCCGAAGATATTGATATGACCGGTTTGGAAGTGAACCCTGAAGATTTAAACAGGCTGCTTGAAGTCAAGAAGGAAGATTGGCGTAATGAATTGGATGGTATCAAGTCTTTCTTTAAGACTTTTAAAAAGGACCTGCCAGAGGAGCTCTGGCTGGAATATAAGGCTTTAGATAGGCGCCTCTCTTCAAAAGAATTTGAATAA
- the trxB gene encoding thioredoxin-disulfide reductase — MYDLVIIGAGPAGLTAALYAGRFRMNTIILEKMSPGGQIILSPSIENYPGFPGGISTHELIEKFKSQVQELGVKIVPEEVVEIASEHASQETVYKLKTSDNVYQARAVIIATGAQPKQLGAEGEKQLTGRGVSYCGTCDGPFFRNKDVVVVGAGDRAFEDALFLCEYASSVTLIHRRQGFRASKILEEKAKANPKIKFVLDSVVEKITGENKVESVMAKNVKTGRLSEIKCAGVFVFVGIKPNTDFIKNYLQLDESGFIITQQNTQASRPGIFACGDCCSKSLYQVINACGEAAVASDSAHKYLLNQERK, encoded by the coding sequence ATGTATGATCTGGTTATTATCGGTGCTGGGCCGGCAGGATTAACGGCAGCGCTTTATGCCGGTAGATTCAGGATGAACACAATAATCTTAGAGAAAATGAGCCCGGGAGGACAGATCATCCTTTCGCCTAGTATTGAGAATTACCCGGGGTTTCCCGGCGGGATATCAACACATGAGCTGATCGAAAAATTCAAATCGCAAGTGCAGGAGCTGGGAGTGAAAATAGTGCCTGAAGAAGTTGTTGAAATAGCATCTGAGCATGCCAGCCAAGAGACAGTTTATAAATTAAAAACCAGTGATAATGTATACCAGGCCAGGGCAGTCATAATAGCTACCGGAGCGCAACCTAAACAATTGGGCGCAGAAGGTGAGAAGCAGCTTACCGGAAGAGGCGTTTCTTATTGCGGAACATGCGATGGGCCTTTCTTTCGTAATAAAGACGTAGTTGTAGTGGGCGCAGGCGACCGGGCTTTTGAGGATGCGCTCTTCCTATGCGAATATGCCAGCAGTGTTACTTTGATTCACAGACGCCAGGGTTTCAGGGCTTCAAAAATACTGGAGGAAAAAGCAAAAGCAAACCCTAAAATAAAATTTGTGCTTGATTCGGTAGTCGAGAAGATAACCGGCGAGAATAAAGTCGAATCGGTAATGGCAAAAAACGTAAAAACCGGCCGATTGAGTGAAATTAAATGCGCAGGAGTCTTTGTATTCGTAGGCATAAAGCCCAATACCGATTTTATTAAAAATTATTTGCAATTAGACGAAAGCGGATTTATAATTACCCAACAAAACACACAGGCCTCAAGGCCGGGGATATTTGCCTGCGGAGACTGCTGCAGCAAGAGCCTTTACCAGGTTATCAACGCCTGCGGAGAGGCAGCTGTTGCCAGCGATTCAGCGCATAAGTATCTTTTAAACCAAGAAAGAAAATGA
- a CDS encoding lipoyl synthase has product MNRLPVGFRQELPDSTVFDTIKLINESSLNTVCQQAKCPNINKCFKASRVTFMILGNRCSRACRFCNVMKSEAGRIYHKDDSEPMRIAEFIMQTGLKYAVITSVTRDDLADGGASVFAQTIRQIHLFNQDTAVEALIPDLSGDINNIKIVVDAQPCVLAHNIETVSRLYPALRPDSDYELSLSVLKKIKLLNNGLLTKSSIMLGLGETKEEVRGCMRDLKNASCDILVLGQYLAPSCAHYPVQYFLKEDDFREYENMAKGLKFRSVISGPLVRSSYNAEKVYREVCNV; this is encoded by the coding sequence ATGAATAGATTGCCGGTTGGGTTCAGGCAGGAGCTTCCGGATAGCACAGTCTTTGATACCATAAAGCTTATCAATGAATCATCCCTGAATACTGTCTGCCAGCAGGCAAAGTGCCCAAATATTAATAAGTGCTTTAAAGCATCCCGGGTCACTTTTATGATCCTGGGCAACCGGTGCTCGCGTGCATGCAGGTTCTGTAACGTAATGAAATCAGAAGCAGGCCGGATTTATCATAAAGATGACTCTGAGCCAATGCGCATAGCAGAATTTATCATGCAAACCGGTTTGAAATATGCGGTTATTACTTCTGTCACCAGGGATGACCTGGCTGACGGTGGTGCTTCTGTTTTTGCGCAGACTATACGCCAGATACATTTGTTTAATCAAGATACGGCAGTTGAAGCGCTTATACCGGATTTATCCGGCGATATAAATAACATTAAGATTGTAGTTGATGCACAGCCATGCGTGCTGGCGCATAATATTGAAACAGTCAGCAGGCTTTATCCGGCCTTGCGGCCCGATTCTGATTATGAATTAAGTTTATCTGTTCTTAAAAAAATCAAGCTATTAAATAACGGTTTATTGACAAAATCGTCAATTATGCTCGGGTTAGGCGAGACAAAAGAAGAAGTTCGTGGATGCATGCGCGATCTTAAAAATGCTTCCTGCGACATTTTAGTGTTAGGCCAGTATCTTGCTCCGAGTTGCGCGCATTATCCCGTGCAATATTTTTTAAAAGAGGATGATTTTAGGGAATATGAAAATATGGCCAAAGGCCTGAAATTCAGGTCAGTCATTTCAGGGCCGTTAGTAAGAAGTTCTTATAACGCAGAGAAAGTTTACCGTGAGGTGTGTAATGTATGA
- the def gene encoding peptide deformylase, with translation MAIELKIRTYPDPVLRNKAKAVTQVTEEHRQILSLMARLMYSSSGIGLAAPQVGISNAMIIVDIGSGLYKVINPKITKRSGSQAIEEGCLSVPGICLKVKRANNIVVNGLDENGKPVEIRAEGLLACVFQHEIDHLFGKLIVDYASMIDKIKMGHRVKALKRKFKDERMSQPETKSCKLQL, from the coding sequence ATGGCAATAGAATTAAAAATTAGAACTTATCCTGACCCTGTTTTACGAAACAAGGCAAAGGCAGTCACTCAGGTCACTGAAGAGCACCGCCAGATATTGAGCTTAATGGCAAGGCTCATGTATTCTTCTTCGGGTATAGGTTTGGCTGCGCCACAGGTGGGCATCTCTAACGCCATGATAATAGTCGATATAGGTAGTGGTTTATATAAAGTGATAAACCCTAAAATCACCAAGAGGAGCGGTTCCCAGGCAATCGAGGAAGGCTGTTTGAGCGTGCCGGGCATATGCCTGAAGGTAAAGAGGGCAAACAATATCGTCGTTAACGGGCTTGACGAGAATGGCAAGCCGGTCGAAATCAGGGCCGAGGGTTTGCTTGCATGCGTCTTTCAGCATGAGATTGACCATCTTTTCGGTAAACTGATTGTTGATTATGCATCTATGATAGATAAGATAAAGATGGGGCACAGAGTTAAAGCCTTAAAAAGGAAATTTAAAGATGAAAGAATGTCCCAACCAGAAACAAAATCTTGCAAATTGCAATTGTAG
- a CDS encoding aspartate 1-decarboxylase, translating to MLRTMLKSKIHRVKVTEANLYYEGSITIDADLMKAADIIEGEKVEVLSLNSGMRLETYAIKGKAGSGTICLNGPAARGACVGDEVIILAYTIIEDSKAKELKAKVVKVINGNRIKN from the coding sequence ATGTTACGCACGATGTTAAAATCTAAAATTCACAGGGTAAAAGTCACCGAGGCAAACCTTTATTATGAAGGCAGTATTACTATTGACGCTGACCTTATGAAGGCCGCAGATATAATCGAAGGAGAGAAAGTAGAGGTCCTAAGCCTTAATTCAGGGATGCGGCTTGAAACTTATGCTATCAAGGGTAAAGCAGGTTCCGGCACTATATGCCTAAACGGCCCTGCTGCCAGGGGTGCCTGTGTCGGTGATGAAGTGATCATACTTGCTTATACAATTATTGAAGACAGCAAGGCAAAAGAATTAAAAGCAAAGGTAGTAAAGGTGATTAATGGCAATAGAATTAAAAATTAG
- a CDS encoding acetate kinase, whose translation MKILVINSGSSSIKYKLFHMPSEAVLFKGGIEHIGEKGSKIKDHYEGLKLILAKIDGVDVVGHRVVHGAQVFNKPVLISDKVTKEIKKCASIAPLHNPANLLGIMSCKKLLPGIKQVAVFDTAFHQTLPDYAYTYGLPLEYYSKYGIRKYGFHGTSHEYVAHEAARLMKKPINKSKIITCHLGNGCSITAIKNGRSIDTSMGFTPLEGLLMGTRCGDIDPALVTYIMKLKKISADEADSLLNKRSGLKGISGISNDMRLLEKKSKQGNKRARLAIDIFVYRIKKYIGAYIAAMGGLDALVFTAGIGENQKRIRQLVTSGLFSFMNKKPKVLVIPTNEELLIARKAYGLISK comes from the coding sequence ATGAAGATACTGGTTATTAATTCCGGAAGCTCCTCAATTAAATACAAGCTTTTCCACATGCCCAGCGAAGCCGTACTTTTTAAAGGCGGTATTGAGCATATAGGGGAGAAGGGTTCAAAAATCAAGGATCATTATGAAGGCTTAAAGCTCATATTGGCCAAGATAGACGGTGTGGATGTTGTCGGCCATCGCGTAGTACACGGAGCCCAGGTTTTTAACAAGCCTGTTTTGATCAGCGATAAAGTAACAAAAGAGATTAAGAAATGCGCCTCGATCGCCCCACTACATAACCCGGCAAATCTTTTGGGGATAATGTCCTGCAAGAAATTACTGCCCGGCATAAAGCAGGTAGCGGTATTTGATACGGCTTTTCACCAGACATTGCCGGATTATGCTTATACATACGGATTACCGCTTGAATATTACAGCAAATACGGTATCAGGAAATACGGTTTTCACGGCACAAGCCATGAATATGTCGCTCATGAGGCAGCCAGGCTCATGAAGAAACCAATAAATAAATCAAAAATAATAACATGCCACCTTGGCAACGGTTGCAGTATAACTGCAATAAAAAACGGCAGGTCCATTGATACGAGTATGGGTTTTACTCCGCTGGAAGGATTGCTTATGGGCACGCGCTGCGGGGATATTGACCCGGCCCTGGTGACATACATAATGAAATTAAAGAAAATATCTGCTGATGAAGCAGACAGCCTCCTTAATAAACGGAGCGGGCTTAAAGGCATCTCGGGTATCAGTAATGATATGCGTTTACTGGAAAAGAAGTCTAAGCAGGGAAATAAGCGGGCAAGGCTTGCGATAGATATCTTCGTCTACAGGATAAAGAAATATATAGGCGCATATATTGCGGCTATGGGCGGGTTGGATGCTTTAGTTTTTACCGCGGGAATAGGCGAAAACCAGAAAAGAATACGCCAATTAGTAACTAGCGGATTATTTAGTTTTATGAATAAGAAACCCAAGGTACTGGTGATACCTACAAACGAAGAGCTGCTGATTGCGCGTAAGGCTTACGGCCTTATCAGTAAATAG
- a CDS encoding phosphotransacetylase — translation MDTISKIRSKAGQKLKTIVLPEYNDKRVVEAVKIIEKEKIANVLLLSKDKMDSSTREKYIQQFYNDYKSKDLKLDDVKKLFDDTLYYAAMMTAEGRVDGLVAGASHTTPDVARAAIRCLGVNERITIVSSCFIMAVPDCVYGDNGNFIFADCGIVPEPNSRQLACICLAASELAQKVLGLTPRIALLSYSTKGSARTKSIDKISEALSNLKQMAPNLLVDGELQVDAAIVPEVAKIKYPQSPLGGRANVLIFPNLEAGNISYKLVQRLAKARALGPLLLGLNKPASDLSRGCSVEDVVDCVAVTAIRAQ, via the coding sequence ATGGATACTATTTCTAAGATTCGCAGCAAAGCCGGCCAGAAATTAAAGACGATAGTCTTGCCGGAATACAATGATAAAAGGGTCGTTGAAGCGGTAAAGATAATTGAGAAAGAAAAAATAGCCAATGTCTTACTCCTTTCAAAAGATAAAATGGATTCATCTACCAGGGAAAAGTACATCCAGCAGTTTTATAATGATTATAAGTCTAAGGACCTTAAGCTTGATGACGTAAAGAAGCTTTTTGACGATACTCTTTATTATGCCGCGATGATGACCGCGGAAGGAAGGGTTGACGGGCTTGTCGCCGGGGCAAGCCACACCACACCCGATGTGGCAAGAGCGGCTATAAGATGTCTGGGAGTAAACGAGCGCATTACTATAGTTTCCAGCTGTTTTATTATGGCGGTTCCGGATTGCGTATATGGCGATAACGGGAATTTTATTTTTGCAGATTGCGGAATAGTACCTGAACCGAATTCTCGGCAATTAGCCTGTATTTGCCTGGCAGCTTCGGAACTGGCGCAGAAAGTGCTCGGGCTTACCCCACGGATCGCTTTGCTCAGCTATTCGACAAAAGGCTCGGCAAGGACAAAATCGATTGATAAGATAAGCGAAGCGCTTAGCAATCTTAAGCAGATGGCTCCAAATTTACTGGTTGACGGAGAATTACAGGTTGATGCGGCAATAGTGCCTGAGGTCGCAAAGATAAAATATCCGCAAAGCCCGCTTGGCGGCAGGGCAAATGTATTAATTTTTCCGAACCTGGAAGCCGGTAATATAAGTTATAAACTGGTGCAAAGGCTGGCTAAGGCCCGGGCGTTGGGCCCGTTGCTTTTAGGCTTGAATAAACCTGCCAGCGATTTATCACGCGGCTGTTCCGTTGAAGATGTTGTTGATTGCGTAGCCGTAACTGCTATAAGGGCACAGTAA
- the trxA gene encoding thioredoxin gives MATLHFTEATFKKEVLESDLPVLVDFWAEWCGPCKLVGPIVDELAKEYKGKMKIGKVNVDEASGIATHYGIMSIPTLVFLKGGKIIDQVVGALNKTELKKRIEENL, from the coding sequence ATGGCGACTTTACATTTTACAGAAGCTACATTTAAAAAAGAGGTTTTAGAGTCGGATTTGCCCGTCCTTGTTGATTTCTGGGCGGAGTGGTGCGGGCCTTGTAAATTAGTCGGCCCGATAGTTGATGAACTGGCCAAAGAGTATAAAGGTAAGATGAAAATCGGTAAAGTTAACGTTGATGAGGCTTCCGGTATAGCCACGCATTACGGAATAATGTCTATACCCACCTTGGTTTTTCTCAAAGGCGGAAAGATCATAGACCAGGTAGTCGGCGCTTTAAATAAGACAGAGTTAAAAAAGAGGATCGAAGAGAATCTTTGA